Proteins from a single region of Candidatus Binatus sp.:
- a CDS encoding Ig-like domain-containing protein — MVSNKAWFISAIMALVLVRGGTSFALVSINSPSSGATVSGVVTVKAQVDQAWWSKLWVDSSGVATAPVGNVTFTWDTTKIADGTHTMTVKSYAKNSSTPNASSSITVTVKNQSPIVSGDYFTTLREGDPLPSGAWCASHIPWEPEVVSQNAGANSTMPTASQLAAYAANGYTANYYNGKWAYARVDGNYTGTTDMIIRWAACKWGIDEDIVRTQSSAEHWNWHQTDSGGDKRYSYSQCVNGDFTSLWNFMCPNCCFQTWSIWQTKVYYSWQTWPMIRDSTAFAADFRYADQRACMNGDLAGYFDRRPGHNGHSYATDIANGDLNTILWGCIGMHFSGDWYDGDSNSGAIWYIASLKGTLAEKPWHRWTQVNWPD, encoded by the coding sequence GTGGTTTCGAACAAAGCATGGTTTATTTCTGCAATCATGGCGTTGGTTCTTGTCCGTGGAGGCACCTCGTTCGCGCTGGTGTCGATCAACTCGCCATCCAGTGGCGCCACAGTGAGCGGCGTGGTGACGGTCAAAGCCCAGGTGGATCAGGCCTGGTGGTCCAAACTCTGGGTCGATTCAAGCGGGGTCGCCACGGCGCCAGTCGGCAATGTCACATTTACTTGGGATACCACCAAAATTGCGGACGGCACTCATACGATGACGGTCAAAAGCTATGCCAAGAATAGTTCCACTCCTAACGCGTCATCGTCGATTACCGTCACTGTCAAGAACCAGTCACCGATTGTGAGCGGAGACTATTTCACTACCTTGCGCGAAGGCGACCCGTTGCCCAGCGGGGCATGGTGCGCCTCACACATTCCCTGGGAACCTGAGGTGGTGTCGCAGAACGCAGGGGCGAATAGTACCATGCCGACCGCGAGCCAGCTCGCCGCCTACGCGGCCAACGGTTATACCGCCAACTACTATAATGGCAAGTGGGCATATGCCCGAGTGGATGGAAACTATACGGGCACCACGGACATGATAATACGGTGGGCCGCCTGCAAGTGGGGAATCGATGAAGACATAGTGCGGACACAGTCGTCGGCAGAGCACTGGAACTGGCATCAGACCGACAGCGGCGGCGACAAGCGATACTCATATTCGCAATGCGTGAATGGCGACTTTACCAGTCTGTGGAATTTCATGTGTCCCAACTGTTGCTTTCAAACCTGGAGCATCTGGCAGACCAAGGTGTACTACAGCTGGCAGACCTGGCCGATGATACGGGATTCCACGGCGTTCGCGGCGGATTTTCGTTATGCGGACCAGCGTGCATGCATGAACGGCGATCTGGCCGGCTATTTCGACCGCCGTCCGGGTCACAATGGCCACAGCTATGCAACTGACATCGCCAATGGCGATTTGAACACGATTCTTTGGGGCTGTATCGGCATGCATTTTTCCGGCGATTGGTATGATGGAGATTCCAATAGCGGAGCGATTTGGTACATTGCCTCACTAAAGGGCACTCTCGCGGAAAAACCTTGGCACAGGTGGACCCAGGTAAATTGGCCGGATTGA
- a CDS encoding choice-of-anchor Q domain-containing protein — MFALLSAASPDFHLQLGSPLIDSGAPLDSVTTDYDGMTRPYGRGYDVGAFERH, encoded by the coding sequence ATGTTCGCGTTGCTCAGTGCGGCATCGCCGGATTTTCACCTGCAATTGGGCTCGCCGTTGATCGATTCGGGGGCGCCGCTCGATTCCGTGACGACTGACTACGACGGAATGACGCGTCCCTACGGCAGGGGCTACGACGTCGGAGCGTTCGAGCGTCATTAG
- a CDS encoding helix-turn-helix domain-containing protein, whose amino-acid sequence MAPKMRHADYSEDAEISPFGSREFYTVGQLADLLQLNQMTIYRMVKTGQLPYHQIGRMMRFRHDDVEGFLQKHRVPASLRKA is encoded by the coding sequence ATGGCGCCAAAGATGCGGCATGCGGATTATTCCGAAGACGCGGAGATCAGTCCTTTCGGCTCGCGCGAGTTTTACACAGTCGGTCAGCTCGCGGACCTCCTGCAGCTCAACCAGATGACGATCTACCGCATGGTGAAGACCGGCCAGCTACCGTACCATCAGATAGGCCGGATGATGCGTTTCCGGCATGACGACGTCGAGGGCTTCCTACAGAAGCATCGCGTTCCCGCGAGTCTGCGGAAAGCCTGA
- a CDS encoding O-antigen ligase: MLSTYIDRRGGIFGTSVVVPGFFAVAALLVLVCLRWPSTLAAAGAVAIAFGLLGAINFTSHHTRWLVLPLLVNEAMASVSLIDDSVRPILRYSMLALFCAPYVSTAAKTGLLKKGGFRLYAMYFIWAAVTVCFSVYPFYSFGRMISAALLLMTIVAITASTDDDAQIYELFGIFWIGSSIIIAASAVALIVLPSDITWKLDDNGMLRFAGLFNGPNQIGEIALTTVAAGVICWPAAARRTRFLIVLASLAAIVLDVMADSRSPLIALSVGLILFGISRLGLRAVVLAAILFIAATVVLPRLEGGRDYVMRGDVASLTGRTEIWRYVIHAIKERPVLGYGYEVEGQIFQSRYFPLWEEIWNEGPRSSLHNGYLSRAVGVGIPATLLWAFIILRALRFAIFDRHAPRVLRDAVLIGAAPVLVLNMVESTAGDCRYSVGLLLALIWALSEKNRLLSIESDSAEDAVSIDLAGRLRSISPAPTPIQRTFGAL; the protein is encoded by the coding sequence ATGCTAAGCACCTACATTGATCGGCGAGGCGGTATTTTCGGCACAAGCGTGGTCGTCCCGGGATTTTTTGCGGTCGCGGCGCTTCTCGTGCTCGTATGCCTGCGGTGGCCGTCCACGCTGGCGGCGGCCGGCGCCGTCGCGATCGCATTCGGCCTGCTTGGCGCCATCAACTTCACGAGTCATCACACGCGATGGTTGGTGCTGCCGTTGCTGGTGAATGAAGCGATGGCTTCCGTCAGTCTGATCGACGACTCCGTGCGCCCGATTCTGCGCTACTCGATGCTAGCGCTGTTCTGCGCGCCCTATGTTTCGACCGCTGCAAAAACCGGCCTGCTGAAGAAGGGCGGCTTCAGACTTTACGCGATGTATTTCATTTGGGCCGCGGTCACCGTTTGCTTTTCCGTCTATCCCTTCTATTCGTTCGGCCGGATGATCAGTGCGGCGCTGCTGCTGATGACAATTGTGGCTATCACGGCCAGCACGGATGACGACGCTCAAATCTACGAACTGTTTGGAATCTTCTGGATCGGTTCGAGCATCATTATCGCCGCGTCCGCGGTGGCGTTGATCGTCCTCCCGAGCGACATTACCTGGAAGCTCGACGACAACGGCATGCTCAGATTCGCCGGCCTCTTCAACGGTCCCAACCAGATTGGCGAGATTGCACTCACCACGGTGGCTGCCGGGGTGATCTGCTGGCCGGCCGCCGCGAGGCGTACTCGATTTCTGATCGTCCTCGCGAGCCTGGCCGCGATTGTCCTCGACGTGATGGCAGATTCCCGTTCGCCTCTAATCGCGCTCAGCGTCGGCCTGATCCTGTTCGGCATCAGCAGACTGGGACTGCGTGCGGTCGTGCTGGCGGCGATTCTCTTCATCGCGGCGACGGTCGTGCTTCCCCGCCTCGAGGGTGGACGCGACTATGTGATGCGCGGTGACGTAGCGAGCCTCACCGGACGAACAGAGATCTGGCGATACGTGATTCACGCTATCAAGGAGCGCCCCGTACTTGGCTATGGCTACGAGGTCGAAGGCCAGATCTTTCAGAGCCGCTATTTTCCGCTCTGGGAAGAGATCTGGAACGAGGGTCCTCGCAGCTCTCTCCACAACGGATACCTGTCGCGAGCGGTCGGCGTGGGCATTCCGGCGACCTTGCTGTGGGCATTCATCATCCTCCGGGCACTCCGATTTGCGATCTTCGATCGCCACGCTCCCCGGGTCTTGAGAGACGCCGTCCTGATTGGCGCGGCGCCGGTGCTGGTGCTGAACATGGTCGAAAGCACTGCGGGAGACTGCCGCTACAGCGTGGGCTTGTTGCTGGCGCTCATCTGGGCGCTGAGCGAGAAAAATCGCCTGTTGTCGATCGAAAGCGATTCCGCCGAGGACGCCGTCAGCATCGACCTCGCCGGCCGCCTGCGATCGATCAGCCCAGCTCCAACACCCATCCAGCGGACCTTCGGCGCCTTGTAG
- a CDS encoding glycosyltransferase family 4 protein, whose protein sequence is MSRILIVAYTHYLRDGRVRRHAEALAARGDSVDVISLDDAESGVHRGVNVVGLKIARYRGDSRSRYVRSYLEFFMRAIATALRLNSRGRYDAAIVCTMPDAAILSALPLRAFGARLVLDVHDTMPELYRDKFGGRRGALGARLLMLEERFCASLADRVLAVHKPHADRLAQAGIPERKIRVVPNSPDPAIFQSSRVRAAEREMSIVCHGTVTSRLGLDIALQAIDLLRGRLADLKLLIIGEGDHLAEVKALSERLKLDGLVTFKPPVPIEALPSMLGEVSVGLVPNRATEATQLMLPVKLLEYMILGIPVICARLRTIEYYFPGDALQYFEAGNVGQLAAAIELLYHHPERRSALARRARQAARTLSWDHERDVFFDAIDSVLPERARNRDLSKLASSSLLRLDPEEIARKN, encoded by the coding sequence GTGTCGAGAATACTGATAGTCGCATATACCCACTACCTGCGTGATGGGCGTGTGAGGCGCCACGCGGAAGCGTTGGCGGCGCGCGGCGACTCAGTCGACGTGATCAGTCTCGACGATGCGGAAAGTGGCGTGCACCGCGGAGTCAACGTAGTTGGCCTGAAGATAGCCCGCTATCGCGGCGACAGCCGCAGCCGCTACGTGCGCAGCTACCTCGAATTTTTCATGCGGGCGATTGCCACCGCGCTCAGGCTTAATTCGCGAGGCCGCTATGACGCCGCGATAGTCTGCACGATGCCCGACGCGGCGATTCTAAGCGCTCTGCCGCTGCGCGCGTTCGGCGCGCGCCTGGTGCTGGACGTCCATGACACGATGCCGGAACTATACCGCGACAAGTTCGGCGGCAGGCGCGGTGCGCTGGGAGCGCGCCTGCTGATGCTGGAAGAACGCTTCTGCGCCAGCCTTGCCGATAGGGTGCTGGCGGTACACAAGCCGCACGCCGATCGGCTTGCCCAGGCGGGGATACCCGAGCGCAAGATTCGAGTAGTTCCGAACTCGCCCGACCCCGCGATCTTCCAAAGCTCGAGAGTCAGAGCGGCGGAGCGGGAGATGAGTATCGTCTGTCATGGCACGGTTACCAGCCGCCTGGGGCTGGACATAGCGCTGCAAGCGATCGACCTGTTGCGCGGGCGCCTGGCCGACCTCAAGCTGCTCATCATCGGTGAAGGGGATCATCTAGCCGAGGTCAAGGCTCTGTCGGAGCGGCTTAAGCTTGACGGCCTGGTAACATTCAAGCCGCCGGTTCCTATTGAAGCTTTGCCTTCGATGCTCGGCGAGGTGTCGGTCGGCTTAGTGCCAAATCGCGCTACCGAAGCGACCCAGTTGATGCTTCCGGTGAAACTGCTGGAATACATGATCCTGGGAATTCCGGTCATCTGCGCGCGGCTCCGCACCATCGAGTACTACTTCCCGGGCGATGCTCTGCAGTACTTCGAGGCCGGCAACGTAGGCCAGCTCGCCGCGGCCATCGAGCTGCTCTATCACCATCCTGAGCGGCGAAGCGCCCTGGCCCGCCGCGCGCGACAAGCTGCTCGAACGCTAAGTTGGGATCACGAGCGCGATGTTTTCTTCGATGCGATCGACTCGGTCCTGCCTGAACGGGCGCGCAACCGGGACCTTTCGAAACTCGCTAGCAGCTCGTTACTCCGGCTCGATCCCGAAGAGATCGCAAGAAAGAACTAA
- a CDS encoding glycosyltransferase family A protein, translated as MRQNSYLAVTPARDEESFLPGLIESMVAQTRLPEVWILIDDGSTDATPRIMDEAAAKYSWIRVHHTNREGPREPGGEGVVMRFLSAEERNSLDFIFRLDADLSFGPQLAESMMGEFERDSTLGIASAVLYEPCADGWQMAGAPGFHTRGATKMYSRECFRAIGGLTRGLGWDTIDEVRASMLGFTTRSFSHITARHHRPAGAAGGRWRAGLAPGIAAYQAGYSPLFMLARAAYRITDRPYVLQSVLLMAGYLRGYLNHEKRAADKTLIRFIRRHQHRRLLGLQTIWR; from the coding sequence ATGAGACAGAATAGTTATCTGGCGGTCACGCCCGCGCGCGATGAGGAATCATTTCTTCCAGGCCTGATTGAAAGCATGGTGGCGCAAACCAGGCTTCCCGAGGTGTGGATCCTGATCGACGATGGCTCGACCGACGCGACGCCTCGCATCATGGATGAAGCGGCTGCGAAGTATTCGTGGATTCGTGTTCATCACACTAACCGTGAAGGGCCGCGCGAACCCGGCGGCGAAGGCGTGGTGATGAGGTTTCTCTCTGCGGAAGAACGAAACAGCCTGGACTTTATTTTCCGGCTCGACGCCGATCTAAGTTTCGGCCCGCAACTGGCGGAATCGATGATGGGGGAATTCGAGCGCGATTCCACGCTCGGTATCGCGAGTGCTGTTCTTTACGAGCCCTGCGCGGATGGATGGCAGATGGCGGGCGCTCCCGGCTTTCATACTCGCGGCGCGACCAAGATGTATTCGAGAGAATGCTTTCGCGCGATAGGTGGACTTACCCGCGGCCTTGGCTGGGATACTATCGATGAAGTTCGCGCGTCGATGCTTGGCTTCACGACCCGCAGCTTCTCCCATATCACGGCCCGCCATCATCGCCCCGCCGGCGCCGCAGGTGGACGTTGGCGCGCAGGGCTGGCGCCTGGAATCGCGGCCTACCAGGCTGGATACTCGCCGCTGTTCATGCTGGCGCGCGCCGCGTACCGGATTACTGACCGGCCATATGTACTGCAATCGGTACTGCTAATGGCTGGTTACTTGCGCGGTTATCTGAATCACGAGAAGCGCGCTGCCGATAAGACCCTGATCAGGTTTATCCGGCGACATCAGCATCGCCGATTGCTGGGGTTGCAGACGATATGGCGCTGA
- a CDS encoding GNAT family N-acetyltransferase gives MVAATLRDSNGRLVAACLFARGKNPFVRKWTSLPCSDSSPPLARDEGAREQLLAAIAQSRLAAEGLVEIRGWSAPEPWRKATCFADWMLDLDRPLSLIERGLGSNFRRQLHRGREGSFAIKVDRGLPGLMRFYRLALETRRRLGVPAQPWRFFQAVYDAFAPNDNLEVWSVSQRGMAIAATVLLRDGEDIHYKWSARIQPTPMGANHRLVAAVLAEYAQQCRFMHLGRTDTRNTGLSRFKKEMGAKPHPLPYSYLPQVPAHVSPEVLADSQLRLSMVWRRLPLSVTRLLGSMLYQYIV, from the coding sequence ATGGTTGCAGCCACTTTGCGCGATAGCAACGGTCGCCTTGTAGCCGCATGCCTCTTCGCGCGTGGAAAGAATCCGTTCGTTCGCAAATGGACCAGCCTTCCGTGCTCCGATTCGTCGCCTCCGCTGGCGCGCGACGAGGGTGCGCGCGAACAGCTTCTCGCCGCTATCGCTCAATCGCGCCTGGCGGCCGAGGGCCTGGTCGAAATCAGAGGTTGGAGTGCGCCCGAGCCATGGCGGAAAGCGACCTGCTTTGCGGACTGGATGCTTGACCTTGACCGGCCGCTTAGCCTCATCGAGCGCGGATTGGGATCCAACTTCAGACGACAACTGCATCGCGGCCGCGAAGGATCGTTTGCAATCAAGGTTGATCGCGGGCTGCCTGGTCTCATGCGATTTTATCGGCTCGCGCTGGAAACGCGCCGTCGACTGGGAGTACCTGCGCAGCCGTGGCGCTTCTTTCAAGCGGTTTACGATGCGTTCGCCCCTAACGACAACCTTGAGGTGTGGTCCGTATCGCAGCGAGGCATGGCGATCGCTGCGACCGTGCTGCTGCGCGACGGCGAGGACATCCACTACAAATGGTCCGCGAGAATTCAACCAACTCCGATGGGTGCGAATCATCGGCTGGTAGCCGCTGTCCTGGCTGAGTATGCGCAGCAGTGCCGGTTCATGCATCTAGGCCGCACCGATACTCGCAACACCGGCCTTAGCCGCTTCAAAAAGGAGATGGGTGCGAAGCCGCATCCGCTTCCGTACTCCTATCTGCCGCAGGTTCCGGCGCATGTAAGTCCTGAGGTGCTTGCCGACTCTCAACTAAGGTTATCAATGGTGTGGCGCCGTCTTCCGCTTTCAGTAACGCGGCTACTAGGCTCGATGCTGTATCAGTACATCGTATGA
- a CDS encoding lipopolysaccharide biosynthesis protein, producing the protein MAEAADEFLWAAFVRNVRVNVLAEVFSQGIRIGGFIFLARTLQPADFGILRILITSTLLVGMVANAGIPDAIIQRKELDSDHESTAWWLNLVLSAGAATLLCAIAGLIASAMAMPMLTTSLTLLAIPVLIDATSSIANARLRRQLRFSALATADFSAELAFLCGALLMIWLGLPRWSLVAALGARLTFHGLVVWCCEPFLPRRLPRLSAARELFRFSVSVWGGRVLGVVSGNADYLLVGRLLGSQTLGYYVIAWDLLRFVPDRLYYVAGRVTLPTFCRLQHDNRALARAYREFTGYLAKLILPMMTCTAIAAPYVLAGLYGNQWIRAAAPLRILAVGLSLAGLRLAIGSIYYTKDHPSFDIYLHGARLVLVVLAVTSTVRFGLIGVCIAMSAVEALVSIGGQLLAGRLIEMSLLDWLRACGGGMKLALVCGLGAIAGVLLVGVLQVQGLMALALIVLICLLTFVWFGMNTARDLIQGAITPEAVN; encoded by the coding sequence ATGGCGGAAGCCGCCGACGAATTTCTCTGGGCAGCGTTCGTGCGCAACGTGCGAGTCAACGTGCTGGCCGAAGTATTTTCACAGGGAATTCGCATCGGAGGCTTTATCTTCCTGGCGCGAACTCTGCAGCCAGCCGATTTCGGCATCTTGAGAATATTGATCACTTCGACGCTTCTGGTCGGAATGGTCGCCAACGCTGGCATCCCGGACGCGATTATCCAGCGCAAGGAACTCGACAGTGACCATGAGTCCACGGCGTGGTGGCTCAATCTTGTCCTGTCTGCTGGAGCAGCGACGCTGCTTTGCGCGATTGCGGGACTGATTGCGTCGGCGATGGCGATGCCGATGCTGACGACTTCACTTACCCTGCTGGCGATCCCGGTGCTAATCGATGCGACGTCATCGATCGCGAACGCTCGCTTGCGGCGGCAACTAAGGTTCAGCGCCCTGGCCACGGCGGATTTCTCGGCCGAGCTGGCCTTTTTGTGCGGCGCGCTGCTTATGATCTGGCTCGGGCTTCCGCGCTGGAGCCTGGTAGCGGCGCTGGGCGCACGACTCACCTTTCACGGCTTGGTGGTCTGGTGCTGCGAGCCATTCCTGCCGAGGCGGCTTCCGAGACTTTCCGCAGCTCGCGAGCTGTTTCGTTTCTCGGTCAGTGTCTGGGGTGGCCGAGTGCTTGGCGTTGTATCCGGCAACGCTGACTACCTGCTGGTCGGACGCCTGCTAGGTAGTCAAACCCTCGGCTACTATGTGATAGCCTGGGATCTTCTGCGTTTCGTACCTGACCGCCTTTACTACGTCGCCGGACGCGTCACGCTGCCGACCTTCTGCCGGCTTCAGCACGACAACCGCGCACTGGCGCGCGCCTATCGCGAGTTTACGGGCTACCTTGCAAAGCTGATTTTGCCGATGATGACGTGTACGGCGATCGCGGCGCCATACGTGCTGGCCGGTCTCTACGGGAATCAATGGATACGAGCCGCGGCGCCGCTCAGGATTCTAGCGGTCGGCCTGAGCCTCGCCGGACTGCGGCTTGCCATCGGATCCATCTACTATACCAAGGACCACCCTTCGTTCGACATCTACCTTCACGGCGCGCGTCTCGTACTAGTCGTGCTAGCCGTCACGAGTACGGTCAGGTTCGGACTAATTGGAGTCTGCATCGCGATGAGCGCAGTCGAAGCGTTGGTGAGTATTGGCGGGCAGTTGCTGGCGGGCCGCCTTATCGAGATGAGCTTGCTCGATTGGCTGAGGGCCTGCGGTGGCGGAATGAAGCTGGCGCTTGTGTGCGGGCTGGGTGCAATCGCGGGCGTGTTGCTGGTAGGTGTTCTCCAGGTTCAGGGCCTGATGGCTCTGGCGCTGATCGTTCTGATTTGCCTCCTTACTTTCGTGTGGTTCGGAATGAACACTGCGCGGGATTTGATCCAGGGTGCGATAACTCCGGAGGCGGTCAATTGA
- a CDS encoding sugar transferase: MFEIELRKEKALFAATDALAILAAIVLAGFVNDVRGTPPRFLSPANHLPIILTTLALVSIWFVSGRALGLYEQRPGTWEHFACVFKSALAAIVLVLSIGFVLHGEPPRVLAGMVVGFGFIFILAARGLVSGLLSQFRTHPNFARPIVILGFNSFGRYLCEQLDIYFKQCQVIGFLDLEVKTGSHAGRSVLGGSDEIPALAQKHNNLEVAIVLPDGPAELTEKVVKLCEHNNVRWRLMPALARAFPSGLRVDNVGVIPLIGPRSCNIQGLNFLIKRACDITATAVALVIAAPAMLAAALAILLFDGRPVLFHQSRIGLYGKPFKLLKFRTMRADGSEAPHQDYVRRWIRDSAPAAAHNGDQKVYKLTADPRITRVGRILRRFSLDELPQLINVLRGEMSLIGPRPALSYELELYEDWHRSRLAALPGITGLWQVSGRNSLSFEEMVRLDIKYLEGWSLSEDLRIMMRTIPALFNGGGH; the protein is encoded by the coding sequence ATGTTTGAAATCGAACTACGCAAGGAAAAGGCGCTGTTCGCCGCGACGGACGCATTGGCGATTCTGGCAGCGATCGTGCTCGCGGGCTTCGTCAACGACGTGCGCGGAACGCCGCCGCGCTTCCTGTCTCCGGCGAATCATCTGCCGATCATCCTGACGACCCTCGCGCTGGTAAGCATCTGGTTCGTTAGCGGTCGCGCGCTAGGCCTCTATGAGCAGCGGCCGGGAACCTGGGAGCACTTTGCTTGCGTATTCAAGAGCGCCTTGGCCGCGATAGTGCTGGTACTTTCCATCGGCTTTGTACTGCATGGCGAGCCGCCGCGCGTCCTTGCAGGAATGGTAGTTGGATTCGGCTTCATCTTTATCCTGGCGGCGCGCGGACTGGTCAGCGGCCTGCTAAGCCAGTTCCGCACCCATCCTAACTTCGCGAGACCGATCGTAATTCTAGGCTTCAATTCGTTCGGCCGATACCTATGCGAGCAACTGGATATCTACTTCAAGCAGTGTCAGGTAATTGGCTTTCTCGACCTGGAAGTGAAAACGGGCAGTCATGCGGGGCGCTCCGTCCTTGGAGGGTCGGATGAAATCCCGGCGCTGGCCCAAAAGCACAACAACCTCGAAGTTGCGATCGTCCTTCCTGACGGCCCGGCCGAACTCACCGAGAAGGTCGTCAAGCTTTGCGAGCATAACAACGTGCGTTGGCGACTGATGCCTGCCCTTGCGCGCGCGTTTCCTTCCGGGCTCAGGGTGGACAACGTCGGTGTTATTCCGCTCATAGGTCCTCGATCCTGCAACATCCAGGGGCTCAACTTCCTGATTAAGCGCGCCTGCGACATCACGGCGACCGCGGTGGCATTGGTAATCGCGGCGCCTGCGATGCTGGCCGCGGCCTTGGCTATCCTGCTGTTCGACGGACGCCCGGTGCTGTTCCATCAGTCGCGGATTGGACTCTATGGAAAGCCCTTCAAGCTGCTGAAGTTTCGAACCATGCGCGCTGACGGTTCCGAGGCGCCGCACCAGGATTATGTCCGCCGCTGGATTCGCGACAGCGCGCCCGCCGCCGCTCACAACGGCGACCAGAAAGTCTACAAACTGACTGCGGATCCGAGGATAACCCGGGTAGGTCGCATCCTGCGCCGCTTCAGCCTCGACGAGTTGCCACAACTTATCAACGTGTTACGCGGCGAGATGAGTCTAATCGGTCCGCGCCCCGCTCTGAGCTATGAGCTTGAGCTATACGAGGACTGGCATCGCTCTAGGCTGGCGGCTTTGCCGGGAATCACCGGGCTATGGCAGGTCAGCGGGCGCAATTCGCTGTCCTTTGAAGAAATGGTTCGGCTCGACATCAAATACCTGGAAGGGTGGTCCCTAAGTGAAGACCTGCGCATCATGATGCGCACCATTCCTGCGCTGTTCAACGGTGGTGGCCATTGA